GCATCGATGGTGTAGCTGGAGAAAATATTGTCAAGTAGGGTGCGATCGCAAATATTGCCCACGATCAGTTCAGCCTTTAACCCCTGCTCAACCAGTTCTCGGTGGCCGTAGGACAGATCGTCTAAAACAACCGGGTCATACCCAGCCTGTTGCAGCGCGAGTACAGCGTGAGAACCAATATATCCAGCTCCTCCAGTTACCAGAATTTTCGATTTGGGTTGTGACATCATAAAATTTCTTTGGCTATATTTTTACTCAATAATCTAACTGGAAATTCAATTTTTATCAGGACGACTTCAGAAATATCTTAGAAAAAACACACTCCTTGCAGTCAATGCCAGGCTTCATCCTAAGCCCCAATGAATGTTATGGCATCTATATCCAAGGAAATAGTCTATGTTAACTCCTCAAGTTCGAACATTCAAACTAGCTGGCCATTCCAGCAACTGAATTACTTTTTTCCTGCCCAAAAACCAAATCAATCTATCCCTAAACTTCTTGAGTTTACCTAGGGAATTAGTTCTCAAGGTAGATGCTTTGCGGCGCTAAGAACTGTTAACTTTCATTTGCAATCAAAAAACATTAGCTTTTTGACGCCTTTACCTGTCAGTTTCTCTTCTATTCCAGAAAGCTGCTTTTTGATTCAAATGTCCTGTCTATTTCTGTTAGCTTTCTGTTAGTTATTTTTTGGTCACTCTTCAACCATTAATTCTTACACCTAATTGAGGTAGAAAATGTCCTCATACCAAACTCCAAACAATGCTAATCGCATTGATTTGTCGATACATCCAGATACTGCTGGAGCTGCTCAGGCCAGCTCTAACAGGCTGCGGTGCTCTGAGCAGGACAGAAAAAACCTGGAATCTGCCGCTTCAGGCGGGCCAGATCTAGTCTGTCTGTCTCACCTGCGGTGGGATTTTGTCTACCAACGACCTCAGCATTTACTCGGGCGATGTGCCCAGGCCAGAAGAACCTTCTTTTTTGAAGAACCCGTAATTGAGTTCACTGATTCTTGGTGGATCGACGTTAGCCAACGAGACTGTGGTGTGTGGGTTGTTGTGCCGCACATTCCTGAGTTTGTCAACGAAGAGTTGGCGGCAGCTATGCAGCGCAGCTTGATCAACGAACTATTTGATTGCTGCGGCATCGCCAACCCCATCCTGTGGTACTACACTCCAATGGCGCTGACCTTCAGTGACCACCTGCAGCCCTGTGCAACGGTGTACGACTGTATGGATGAACTCTCGGCTTTTCAAGGTGCCCCGCCCGCATTGCGAGCACTGGAGAAAGCGCTGCTTAACCGGGCAAATGTTGTTTTCACAGGTGGGCAGAGTCTGTATGAAGCCAAGCAGCATCAGCATGACAACATCCACGCCTTTCCCAGCAGTATTGAAGTAGCCCATTTTGCCCAAGCCAGAATGCAGCTCGACGATCCCGCTGACCAGGCTGCAATTCCTCATCCTCGGCTAGGCTTCTATGGGGTGATCGATGAGCGCATGGATCTAGAGCTGATCGACGGCATCGCCCAGGCGCGGCCCGACTGGCACCTCGTCATTGTGGGGCCTACGGCCAAGATTGACCCGGAGCAACTGCCGCGCCATGCCAACATTCACTACTTGGGCGGCAAGACCTATCAGGAGCTGCCCCATTATCTAGCCGGTTGGGATGTGGCTATTTTGCCCTTTGCCCGCAATGAATCAACCCGCTTTATCAGCCCCACCAAGACTCCAGAATACCTAGCTGCCGGAAAACCCGTTGTCTCTACCTCGATTCGAGACGTAGTGCGTCCTTACGGTCAGCAAAACTTGGTGCATATTGCCGACACCGTAGAAGAATTTGTGGCCGCGGCTGAGCAGGCGCTGGATCAAGCCCGGCAAGATTCGAGCTGGCTACAGCAAGTTGATACCTTCTTAGCCAATACCTCCTGGGATAAGACCTGGGCTCAAATGAATGGGCTGATTGAAGCTGCCATTGCTCAGGATATGGCTCTGCAAGCAGTGCCCAACTCCAGGCAGAGTGTTGCTGCAAATGCCTCGCAGTCCTCAAACTCTTCCAAAGCTTCTCGCAAGGGCTATGCGGCTCCCGTTGCGAACCTAACCAAATCTAACGTTGGCTAGGCCGTTTTTGTCGTCATCTTTAGCATTACCATGTTCGATTATTTAATTGTCGGTGCAGGCTTTGCTGGCAGCGTTCTAGCAGAACGACTCGCCAGTCAGGACGGAAAGAAGGTACTAGTTTGCGATCGCCGTAGCCACATTGGTGGCAATGCCTACGATCACTACAATGATGCCGGCGTTTTGGTGCACCGCTACGGGCCACACATTTTTCACACCAACTCCCGTGACGTATTTGAATACCTCTCTAACTTCACGGAGTGGAGGCGCTACGAGCACCGGGTCTTGGCCAGCGTGGATGGTCAACTAGTGCCAATTCCTATCAACTTAGACACAATTAACAAGCTCTATAGCTTAAATCTAACTGCCTTTCAGGTAGAAGAGTTTTTTGCCTCCGTAGCTGAGCCTAAGGATTCTATTCGCACCTCAGAAGATGTAGTGGTGAGTAAGGTTGGGCGAGAACTGTACGAAAAGTTCTTCCGCAACTACACCCGTAAACAGTGGGACATGGATCCCTCTGAGCTAGATCGATCGGTGACAGCTCGGGTGCCGACCCGCACCAACCGCGACGATCGCTACTTCACCGATACTTACCAGGCAATGCCGCTGCACGGTTTTACCCGCATGTTTGAAGGCATGCTAAACCATCCCAATATCAAGGTCATGCTGAATACGGACTACCGTGAAATTCAGCAGGTCATTCCTTACAAGGAGATGATTTACACCGGGCCAGTGGATGAGTTTTTTGACCTGCGCTTTGGCAAACTGCCCTACCGCTCCCTGCAGTTCAAGCACGAGACGTTGAACGAAACGGTGCATCAGCCTGCAGCGGTGATCAACTACCCGAACGAGCACCTGTATACGCGGGTGACGGAGTTTAAATATCTGACCGGGCAGGAGCATCCTAAAACCAGCATTGTTTACGAGTATCCCAAAGCTGAGGGCGATCCCTACTACCCAGTGCCTCGTCCCGAGAACGCGGAACTCTACAAGAAGTACAAGGAGCTAGCCGATTCGACCCCCAATGTTCACTTTGTGGGACGGCTAGCTACCTATAAGTACTACAACATGGATCAGGTGGTGGCTCAGGCTTTGGCGCTCTTTGCTAAGCTGAGCGAACGCCAGAGCTGGCATCCTACTGAGTCTCAGGTTCCTGAGCAGCCACAAAAAGCGGTTGCTCTATCGACTGCGAGTCAGCCAAGCGGCAACGGCAAAACCCCTTCTCTGAACTAGTAGAAGACAATGGTCGGGTAGGCAGTGCCCACCCGACCCCCTATTTGAGCACACTGAGTTGAGGGTGGGAGCTGTCCATCCAACCGACCGCAACACGCACCTTTGAGCACTGCTGAGTTGACGGTGGGCATCGCCTGCCTTCCTTGCCGTGCCCTTACTTAGGGCTGGCTTGAAATATTTCAAATCAACATTTTCTCAAGAATTGCGATCGCACAGGAGACTCCCATGAGTGCAGAGCCGATGACCCCGCTAGAGGTGTGGGCGGGAATAGAATGCACAGTAAATCGTGTTGGCGATAATTACAGTGACCAGCTGCAGCGCAACGGTCATGACAATCGCATTGAAGATCTCGATTTATTTGCTTCGCTGGGCATTCGCGCTATCCGCTACCCGGTGCTGTGGGAGCGCACAGCCCCCAATGGTGTAGAGCAGGCCGATTGGTCTTGGGCTGACCAGCGACTAGAGCGGCTGCGCCAGCTCAAAATCTGCCCCATTGTGGGCCTGCTGCACCACGGCAGCGGCCCTCGCTACACCAGCATGGTTGACCCGCTCTTTGCCGAGAAGCTGGCCGAATATGCCGAGGCAGTTGCTACCCGCTACCCCTGGGTGAGCCACTACACCCCCGTCAACGAGCCTCTAACCACGGCCCGCTTTAGCGGCCTATATGGTCACTGGTATCCCCACGGCACAGACGATCGCACCTTTTTCCGCACCCTGCTGAACGAGTGCCGCGCCACTGTACTGGCCATGCAGGCCATCCGCCGGGTCAACCCCCAGGCTAAGCTGGTGCAGACCGAAGACTTGGGCCACATTTTCAGCACGCCTCTGCTGGCCTACCAGGCTGATCTGGAAAATGAGCGCCGCTGGCTCAGCCTGGATCTGCTGTGTGGTCGGGTTAACCGCAACCACCCGCTCTGGAGCTATCTCTGTAGCGGAGGAGTTGAGGAGGCTGAACTGCAGTGGTTTGAAGAAAACCCTTGCCCGCCAGATATTGTGGGCATCAACCGTTATCTGACGAGCGATCGCCTGCTAGACGAGCGGCTGGAACGCTACCCGGCTCAGTTTCATGGCGGCAACGGCAAACACCGTTACGCTGATGTCGAAGCGGTGCGCGTCTGTGCCGACGGCATCCCCTCACCCTATACGCTGCTCAAGGCGGTATGGGAGCGTTACCAGCTGCCTGTTGCCGTCACCGAGGTCCACCTAGGCTGCACTCGCGAAGAACAGCTGCGCTGGATTAAGGAGGTGTGGGAGGCGGCCCATCAGCTCCGGGCCGAAGGTGTAGACTTGCGGGCCATCACTGCTTGGTCACTGCTCGGTGCTTTCGACTGGAACAGCCTGCTGACGCGGGTCGCTAACTTTTACGAGCCGGGAGTTTTTGATCTCAGATCACCCGAGCCTCGCCCCACTGCGATCGCACAGATGCTGCGTCAATTAGCCCACGGTCAAAATTACGATCATCCCCTGCTAGAAGTTCCCGGCTGGTGGAAGCGAGACGAGCGGCTATTTTATCCCCCAGTACGCTCTGTAGGAACAGGGGAAGGTCTACTGTCTCTGGTTGAAGATACGACACCAGACGCAAGCGCTTTCGCCCCCACCTATAGACAAGTCACAGACACCGCCCCTGCAAGTTCCACCCATCCACCCACCCACCCATCTACCCCTTCACCCTTGCTGATCGCTGGAGCTACCGGCACCCTCGGACAGGCTTTTGCTCGACTATGTGAAGTGCGGGGCATTCCCTATCGGCTACTGAGCCGACAGGAGATGGATATTACCAGCCCTGCGTCCGTCAAAGACGTTTTGAAGGAGCTGCGCCCCTGGGCAGTGGTGAATGCGGCAGGCTATGTGCGAGTCGATGATGCTGAGCGAGAGCCGGAGTTGTGTCGGCGGATCAATGCAGAGGGAGCCGCCATTTTGGCCGAAGCCTGCATGGAACAGGAAGCCTCCTACGTCACCTTCTCCTCGGATTTAGTCTTTGATGGGAACGAATCTGAGCCTTATGTTGAGAGCAGCGCCGTCGCTCCGCTCAACGTCTACGGCCACAGCAAAGCCGTTGCCGAACGTTGGGTTTTAGACAAGAACCCCTGCTCGTTAGTGATCCGCACCAGTGCCTTCTTCGGCCCCTGGGATGAGTACAACTTCTTGGCAGTGATGCTGCGATCGCTAGCCTCTGGCAACCCTTTTATCGCCGCTGAAGATGCGATCGTCTCGCCTACCTACGTGCCAGATCTGGTCAACACCGCCCTGGATCTGCTGATCGATGGCGAGTGCGGCCTGTGGCACCTAGCCAATGCTGGGGCTATTTCTTGGGCTGCCCTAGCTCAAGAAGTCGCTGTTCTAGCCGGGCTTGACGCCTCTCAGGTTGTGGCCCGTCCCTCTAGTGAATTGGACTGGCTGGCTCCTCGGCCGACCTACAGCGCCCTCACCAGCGAGCGGGGAATTTTGCTACCCGAACTCGATCGAGCCATCGGCTGCTACCTCAACGAGCGCGTCTGTTAGATCCTGCAGTGGTGTAGCTAGTCCTTTTTTGTAGGTTGGTGTTGAGCTGGCGCTGGCGTAGCCTCTCCTTGGGAGATAACCCAACGAGCCCCTGAGCTTGTCAGGTTTTGCCGAGCCTCAACCCGACCTACAGCTATTTCAAGGGGATTTTTCACCCTAACTCTTGCCTATTCGAAAGAGGTTTCTTCTAGGGTGACGTCTTCGTATAAGGCAGTAAGAGTATCTAAGAAGTCAACACTATTGAGGCGAAAACTGTTTGTCTCAATAGTGTAGTACTGCAGCACCCAAAGGCCCGCTTCGCTGCGGCGAAAGCACTCGACTCGCTGGTGGCGAGTGTTGATCAAAACATATTCTTGCAGGCTTTCTAGGAGTTGGTAATCGGCGAACTTATCGCCCCGGTCAAAGGCTTCTGTAGAGTCAGAGAGCACTTCGACAATTAGTTTCGGGAAGCGCTTGTAGTCCGAGGTTTCCTGATCACGGGGGTCGCAGGTGACCATTACATCAGGGTAGTAAAAGCGGTTGCGGGCTTCGATACGGGCTTTCATATCCGAGATGTAGGCTCGACAGCCAGTGCCCCGAACATGGCTCCGCAAGAGGGCAAAGAGATTGCCTGCAATGGTAACGTGAGCATCGCTGGCTCCGGCCATCGCATAGACTCGGCCGTCGATGTACTCATGCTTGATGGCGCTTTGGGCCTCTAGCTGAAGATATTCATCGGGGGTAAGGGGAGGCTGAGGTGAGGCAATCATAAGGGCCGTTGGAGTCAGGGATATGAGCAGTCAGCCTGAGAATCTTCGACGGTTAAAACTTTAGCCTTATGTGTTAAATGTTACTTGTCTTCGAGGATCGGATGAACTAATGTCGATCCTCATAGCTGCTGCAAAGCGGCTTGTCTTTCCCCGAAAACTGGAACTGACGCTACCGGCAAGTGCAGCAACACAAACCGGCAGCTGACCCGAGACAGAAACAGCCTGTCGTGCGGGCTTCGCTTATTTTAGCGGCCCTGCTACTCGCAAACGTCTTTGGAAAAACCAGGATTCGGGGATTCCTACCCACAAACTCAAGAGGAATCCCCTGATCATGCTGCAAATTCAATATTTCCTGTCGGCTCCCCAGGCGTTTACCTGGCAGGAGGCGACCCAGCCTGCTGCGTCCCAAATTCCCCTGGTGCAGCCCCGGCGTAGGCGGCTGCGCCTGTATTTGGTGGGGTCTGATGGGGATACGCGGGGTGCGATGGTCAAAGACCGGCCCCCAAGGGCCATCGCAAGTCTCCATCACCTCGGCTATGCTGAGCAGTTTGAGTGGAGCCACGTCGTTGACATTCCCGAAGGCGGTCTGCTGGTACGGCCCGACCCTGGCGACGTGCTCCGCTACCTTCAACGCTACCCATCGGTAAAGCCGCTGTAGGGTCATGCTGGGATGGGCACGCTTTGCTTTGCCCATCCTACGGAACTGAGGGTTACATCTCTGTTTCGGCGGCGGCTATTAACCGCTTGAGCAGGGGTTGAAGCAGTTGGGCCTCTTCATCACTGATATGAGTTGCAAAGTGGGCGGCGATGGC
The window above is part of the Pseudanabaena sp. FACHB-2040 genome. Proteins encoded here:
- a CDS encoding glycosyltransferase family 1 protein gives rise to the protein MSSYQTPNNANRIDLSIHPDTAGAAQASSNRLRCSEQDRKNLESAASGGPDLVCLSHLRWDFVYQRPQHLLGRCAQARRTFFFEEPVIEFTDSWWIDVSQRDCGVWVVVPHIPEFVNEELAAAMQRSLINELFDCCGIANPILWYYTPMALTFSDHLQPCATVYDCMDELSAFQGAPPALRALEKALLNRANVVFTGGQSLYEAKQHQHDNIHAFPSSIEVAHFAQARMQLDDPADQAAIPHPRLGFYGVIDERMDLELIDGIAQARPDWHLVIVGPTAKIDPEQLPRHANIHYLGGKTYQELPHYLAGWDVAILPFARNESTRFISPTKTPEYLAAGKPVVSTSIRDVVRPYGQQNLVHIADTVEEFVAAAEQALDQARQDSSWLQQVDTFLANTSWDKTWAQMNGLIEAAIAQDMALQAVPNSRQSVAANASQSSNSSKASRKGYAAPVANLTKSNVG
- the glf gene encoding UDP-galactopyranose mutase, whose translation is MFDYLIVGAGFAGSVLAERLASQDGKKVLVCDRRSHIGGNAYDHYNDAGVLVHRYGPHIFHTNSRDVFEYLSNFTEWRRYEHRVLASVDGQLVPIPINLDTINKLYSLNLTAFQVEEFFASVAEPKDSIRTSEDVVVSKVGRELYEKFFRNYTRKQWDMDPSELDRSVTARVPTRTNRDDRYFTDTYQAMPLHGFTRMFEGMLNHPNIKVMLNTDYREIQQVIPYKEMIYTGPVDEFFDLRFGKLPYRSLQFKHETLNETVHQPAAVINYPNEHLYTRVTEFKYLTGQEHPKTSIVYEYPKAEGDPYYPVPRPENAELYKKYKELADSTPNVHFVGRLATYKYYNMDQVVAQALALFAKLSERQSWHPTESQVPEQPQKAVALSTASQPSGNGKTPSLN
- a CDS encoding family 1 glycosylhydrolase translates to MSAEPMTPLEVWAGIECTVNRVGDNYSDQLQRNGHDNRIEDLDLFASLGIRAIRYPVLWERTAPNGVEQADWSWADQRLERLRQLKICPIVGLLHHGSGPRYTSMVDPLFAEKLAEYAEAVATRYPWVSHYTPVNEPLTTARFSGLYGHWYPHGTDDRTFFRTLLNECRATVLAMQAIRRVNPQAKLVQTEDLGHIFSTPLLAYQADLENERRWLSLDLLCGRVNRNHPLWSYLCSGGVEEAELQWFEENPCPPDIVGINRYLTSDRLLDERLERYPAQFHGGNGKHRYADVEAVRVCADGIPSPYTLLKAVWERYQLPVAVTEVHLGCTREEQLRWIKEVWEAAHQLRAEGVDLRAITAWSLLGAFDWNSLLTRVANFYEPGVFDLRSPEPRPTAIAQMLRQLAHGQNYDHPLLEVPGWWKRDERLFYPPVRSVGTGEGLLSLVEDTTPDASAFAPTYRQVTDTAPASSTHPPTHPSTPSPLLIAGATGTLGQAFARLCEVRGIPYRLLSRQEMDITSPASVKDVLKELRPWAVVNAAGYVRVDDAEREPELCRRINAEGAAILAEACMEQEASYVTFSSDLVFDGNESEPYVESSAVAPLNVYGHSKAVAERWVLDKNPCSLVIRTSAFFGPWDEYNFLAVMLRSLASGNPFIAAEDAIVSPTYVPDLVNTALDLLIDGECGLWHLANAGAISWAALAQEVAVLAGLDASQVVARPSSELDWLAPRPTYSALTSERGILLPELDRAIGCYLNERVC
- a CDS encoding Uma2 family endonuclease; the protein is MIASPQPPLTPDEYLQLEAQSAIKHEYIDGRVYAMAGASDAHVTIAGNLFALLRSHVRGTGCRAYISDMKARIEARNRFYYPDVMVTCDPRDQETSDYKRFPKLIVEVLSDSTEAFDRGDKFADYQLLESLQEYVLINTRHQRVECFRRSEAGLWVLQYYTIETNSFRLNSVDFLDTLTALYEDVTLEETSFE